In the genome of Roseovarius sp. Pro17, the window GTTGCCGGCGGCACCGACTGCAGCGCCCGCCAACAGGTTGCCGCCCAGCACGGCCGAGCCGGCCACGCCCGCCCCTGCACCGATGAGGCCCTGCTTACCGATCGTGTCGCCACAGGCCGAAACGGCCAACAGGGCGACGAAGGCCAATACAGCCTTGGGTTGTGTTTTGATTGCTCCGAGCATGTCCTGCTGCCTCTCTTGTTAGTCGCGCGTCGCGCGCGGGTATTAAAGGGTATATTCGCACCCGCGTCAAAGCGATCCACACCACCGTGGCGGGTCTGCGCGAGCTCTTGCCGATTCGCATAACACGTTGGCAATGCAGAAAAAAGAGGCGGCGTGCACATCGCTGCGCAACGCCGCCTATCAGGGGAAGGGTAACGGTTTGGACAAAGTGCCCCGGACCCTTGGGGAAGGCCCGCCACTACTAGCCCGACGCTGACAGCATCGACGCGGCCGGCCAAGAGGATTTGTGAGGCAATGCAATTATCGGCTGTATTCCGCGCACGGGCGCAGCCTGTGGGCAAATTTACGCCAACAGGCTGCGGGTCGCGCTGCACAGACGCGATCATGCGTCCTCCTCGTCGCCGAAGGCTGCGGGAAAGGCGCGGCGCGCGGCCTCAACATCCAACACCATAAGCGCCTCGTAATCGGTGGGATCAAACGGGTCCGAAACGGTCAGCACTTCACGCCCCAGCAGCCACGAAAGCCGTCCAGCGTCCAGATTGCCCCGCTCGAATGGTTGATCACCGAAACAATCGTAAAGTGCGCGCACAAACCCCACATCAGCCCGCCGGTCGGGCGGGCGCCGGTCAGCGAACCTCTCGCGCCGGATGAGGGGCGTGGCGCCCTTGGGATTGGCGCGGCGAATGGTGAATTGAAAATCGGAACTCGGCAATCTGCCGGGGAACCCGCGATGCTTGATCATGCCATGCCCTCCGATATGGGGCGCGGCTGCTGGGTCGAGGCAGGCCTCGCGGCCTGCCCCGGTATCACAATCCGGCGGTGCGGATTAGTACTTGCCAGTCTGAACGGGCTCGACCGTAACCGGCTCGACAACCACGTAGTCATCTTGGGGCGCCTGCTGGCAAGCCGAAACGGCAACGAGCAGACCGAGGGCCATAAGACCTTTGATAGCATTCGACATTGAATTCTCCTGTCACTTATTGAAAGCGGGCTCGGACTCACGCCCAGCCCCCGCCGGATCTTCGAGATATGGATTGCTTGGGTGCAATCCCGAGTGAGAATAGAGCAGTTTTTTGCAAAGTGATATGCCACTGCACGAATGCGGCGGCCCTGTGGCCTCAAAGCCTCACAAGACCGTGAAGGTGAGCATTGCCGCCCAAGATATTGTGGATGCATCAAAATGCCTCCCAGATGCAGGTGTTATCGTCGACCGAAAATGCCTCAAATATTTGTTGCACTTCGGTGTTCAGCACGCCAAATTCCGACGGCCTATCGGCCAGCGACACGATCACATTCTGAGGCGTGTCGTATTGGGACGCGCCCTCCAAGACGTTGGTTTCGCAAATAAACGTCATGTCTGCGAGAAGCAGTTCCGTATCAGCGCCGCGCGGGTCGAACCCTGCTGAAACATAGCGCAAGCGCACCTCCGCCGTGCCTTGCCCGATCACCTCGTACAACTGGGCCTGCGCCCCCGAGGGCAGCTGCAAACTGTCCTGCGCCATAGCCGCCTTTGGCGCAGCCAGCATAAGGCCAGCAGCGATGCAGAAGGTCAGTGTGCGCGCAACGCCTCTATAAGCTGATTTTTGCTCATGCCCGAACGCCCGTCGATGCCGATTTCCTTTGCCCGCTGGTAAAGATCGTCTTTCGTCCACTCCTCGTAAGGTGGTGCTTTGCCGCCCTTGCGAGATGGATTCATATCCGGATTCGCCTGCGCGTTGGCGATACGCGCCGCCTTCTCCTTGGACGCGCCCTGATCGCGCAGCGCCCTGTAAGTGTCCGCGTCCTTGATGCTGAGGTTGCTTTTGCTGGTGTCGTGCGATTTGGCCATGGCATGCCTCCTTTTGGACGCAAAACGCCCCCATCCAACGGGTAGTTCCCGCATGGGCGCTGCGCCGGGTGGTAGCCAAGCTGATAGTCATGATCGCTCCTGCCCTCGAATGCACGGCCTGCGCCGCGTCACAGCGGGATATTGTCGTGCTTTTTCCACGGCATCTGCGCCTTTTTGCCCCTGAGGGACGCGAACGCCCGCGCGACACGCTTGCGAGTGGAATGGGGCATGATGACCTCGTCGACGAACCCACGCTCGGCGGCCACAAAGGGGCTGGCAAAGCGATCCTCGTAATCCTTGGCATGCGCTGCCAGCTTTTCTGGGTTGTCGCGGTCGGCGCGGTGGATGATCTCAGTCGCACCCTTGGCGCCCATCACGGCGATTTCCGACGTCGGCCATGCATAGTTAAAGTCGGCGCTCAGATGCTTGGACGCCATCACCACATACGCGCCGCCATAGGCCTTGCGCGTGATGACCGTGACCTTTGGCACCGTCGCCTCTCCATAGGCAAAGAGCAGTTTGGCGCCATGCTTGATCACGCCGTTATGTTCCTGAGTAACGCCGGGCAGAAAGCCGGGGACATCAACCAGCGTCAGCAAAGGAATTTCAAAGCAGTCGCAGAACCGCACGAACCGCGCAGCCTTGCGCGAGCTGTCGATATCGAGGCATCCGGCCAGCACCATCGGCTGGTTGGCGACAACACCGACGGTCTGCCCTTCGAGCCGGATGAAACCGGTGATCATATTCTTGGCAAATTGTTCCTGAATCTCGTAAAAATCGCTCTCGTCCGCGATCTTTGTGATCAATTCCTTCATGTCATAGGGCATGTTGGGATTGTCCGGCACTAGTGTATCCAGCGACGCCTCGATGCGAGCTGGCTCATCAAAAAATGGGCGCACGGGCGGCTTTTCGCGATTGCTGGACGGCAGGAAATCAACGAGGCGACGGACCTCGGCCAGCGCCTCGACGTCGTTCTCGAACGCTGCATCGGCGACGGACGACTTGCGGGTGTGCGTGCTGGCACCGCCCAGTTCCTCTGCCGTGACCTGCTCATTGGTCACGGTTTTCACCACGTCAGGGCCGGTCACGAACATGTAAGAGCTGTCTTTGACCATGAATATAAAGTCGGTCATCGCGGGGCTATAGACAGCACCGCCCGCACAGGGGCCCATTATGACGCTGATCTGCGGCACGACGCCCGACGCAGTGATGTTGCGCTGGAACACTTCGCCATAGCCAGCGAGGCTGTCGACGCCTTCCTGAATACGCGCGCCCCCAGAGTCATTGATGCCAATTACAGGCGCACCGTTCTGCACGGCCATATCCATGATCTTGCAAATCTTCTTGGCGTGCGTTTCCGAGACCGAGCCACCAAGGACGGTAAAGTCCTGAGAGAAAACATAAACCAGCCGCCCGTTGATCGTGCCCCAGCCGGTCACCACGCCGTCACCGTAGGGCCGGTCCTGCTCCATGCCGAAATCGATGCAGCGATGAGCGACGAACATGTCGAACTCCTCAAAGCTGTCCTCGTCCAGCAACAGCTCGACCCGCTCGCGCGCGGTCAGCTTACCCTTGGAATGCTGTGCGGCGACGCGGCGTTCGCCGCCACCCATGCGCGCCTCGGCGCGGCGGTCTTCGAGTTCCTGCAAGATATCCTTCATGGCGCCCTCTACGTTCCGGTTTGCCGCAGGCTATACCTGATGACGCGCCACGCAACAGCGTTTTTCGGCAAATTTGCAAATCAACGCATCATTGCAGCGCCCGTTTTGCAAACTTGCATATCGCCCCGCACCCGCATGGGTTTTGCCCGCTGGACTTTACCGGGGCGCGGGCCTAGCCCTAGGCCCATGCCAAATCAGACCCGCGCCATATTTCTCGACCGCAGCACGCCGCCGCATATCGCCACGCTCATCCTGATGGCAGGCTTGTCGGCGCTGGCGATGAACATCTTTTTGCCGTCGCTGCCCGGCATGTCCGAATATTTCGACGCGCCTTACCGGCTGATGCAATTGTCCGTGGCGCTATATCTGGCGGTCAACGCGGTACTGCAAATCTTTATCGGCCCCATTTCGGACAAGCTGGGGCGCAGGCCCGTGATCCTTGCCGGTCTGGTGATATTTCTGCTGGCGACCATTGGTTGTGCGCTGTCGCAATCGGTCGCCGTGTTCCTATTTTTTCGCATGATGCAGGCGGCGATCGTCACCGCGATGGTCCTGAGCCGCGCGATCGTGCGCGACATGGTTCCACAGGATCAGGCGGCCAGCATGATCGGCTATGTCACGATGGGCATGGCGGTGGTGCCGATGATTGGCCCGGTATTCGGCGGGCTGCTGGATGAAGCATTTGGCTGGCAGGCCAATTTCTGGGCGCTGCTGGTTATGGCCGGGCTGGTTTTCTACATCGCATGGGCCGATCTGGGCGAGACAGCGGGCCGCTCGGGCCTGACCTTGCGCCAGCAATTCAGCGAGTATCCGGTGCTGTTTCGCAGCCGGAGGTTCTGGGGCTATGCGATGGCGGCGGCGCTGTCGTCGGGCACGTTCTTTGCCTATCTCGGCGGCGCGCCTTACGTGGGTGAAATCGTCTTTGGGTTGGAGCCGGCGCAGGTCGGTCTATATTTTGGCGCACCCGCACTGGGATATTTTGTGGGCAATTTCATCTCGGGACGGTTCTCGATTTCCGTGGGCGTCAACCGCATGGTATATTGGGGCGCACTTTTCACCGCCGGGGGCCTCGCGATCAATCTGGGGCTGTTTTATGTAGGGCTTGGCAGCGCCGCCAGCTTCTTTGGCCTCATGACGTTGATGGGGCTGGGCAACGGCATGACGATCCCCAACGCCACCGCAGGCGCACTGTCGGTACGCGCTGAACTGGCCGGCACGGCCAGCGGACTGACCGGCGCGCTGCAAATCGGCGGCGGTGCGGGGCTGTCTGCGCTGGCGGGCGTGTGGCTGACCGAGGAATCCGGTGCGTTCCCGCTGCTGTGGATCATGCTGATCGTGTCGCTGGGTGCGGTCCTTACAATCCTGCTGGTGATGCGGCGCGAGGCGCGATTGGCAATGGCCTAAGGCGCTTGCGCGCACCACTTTGCAAATCTAATCTGGCGGCTAAGCTAATCTGCAAAGCGGGGCCGCCATGCGCGCACAAAAACTCTATGCCGGGGCCAAGCTGCGCGAAACGCGCCAGCGCATCGGCCTCACGCAAAAGGATTTCGCCGCCCGCCTCGGCGTGTCCCTGCCCTATCTCAACCAGATGGAGAACAATAACCGGCCCGTCAGCACCACCGTTGTGCTGGCGCTTGCACAGGAATTCGGTTTCGACGTGACCGAACTGGGCTCGGGCGAGGCCGACCGCATGGTCAGCGACATGCGCGAGGCGCTGGCCGATCCGGTGTTTTCAGTCATCCCCGATGTAGCCGATCTGCGGCTGACCGCGACCAACGCCCCCGCCCTTGCGCGCGCGTTTCTTGAGCTGCACGGCGCGTATCGCCAGACGCATGAGCGGCTTGCGTCGCTGGACGAGGCGCTGGGGCGCGACGATGCGCAAGCGCAGCAAAGCCCGTGGACCGAAGTGCGCGATTTTTTCCATTATTGCGACAATTACATCGACGCCGTTGACCGCGCCGCCGAGCGATTTGGCGCGGGCAGCGGCACCACGCAGGACACCGTGGTCGAGGCGTTGACGCGTATCGGGATCAGCGTGGTCAACACCGATGACGGTCCGCTGCGGCGGCTGGATCGGGCCAGCGGGATCCTCTACCTCAGCGCGCGCGCCGCACCCGAAACGCGCGGCTTTCAAATGCTGCTGCAACTGGCGCTGCTGACCCAAGACAAGCTGCTGGAGGCTACGCTGGATCTGGCCCGTTTCCAATCGGATGAGGCGCGCGCCATCGCGAAAATCGGGCTGGCCAACTACTACGCGGGCGCGGCCATGATGCCCTACACCGCCTTCCTGCAAGCCGCGCGCGAGCATCGGCACGATCTAGAGATCCTCGCCCACCGCTTTGGCGCGTCGATCGAGCAGGTGTGCCACCGCCTATCCACCCTGCAACGCCCCGGTGCCAAGGGTATCCCGTTCTTTTTCGTCCGCGTCGATCAGGCCGGAACGATTACGAAACGCCACTCGGCCACCCGGATGCAGTTCGCCCGCTACGGCGGGGCCTGCCCGCTCTGGAACGTCCACCGCGCGTTTGAAACCCCCGGCCGCTTCCTGCGTCAACTGGCCGAAACGCCGGACGGCGTTCGCTACATCAACCTTGCGCGGGACGTCTCAAAACCCGGCGGACACTTTGGTGCACCGGTGCGCCGCTTTGCCATCGCTCTGGGGTGCGAAGTGAAACACGCGCCCGCGTTGGTCTATGCCGATACGCTGGACCTCAGCAGTCCCGCCGCGTTCGAACCTATCGGCATTTCGTGCCGCATTTGCGAGCGGACCGACTGCCATCAGCGGTCGATCCCGCCGCTGGAACGGCGGCTGACGATCCGCCCCGATGCGCGCGGTGTCTTGCCTTACGAGGTTGGGTAACGGCTATTCCCCACGCGGAAAGCGGGCGTTTTCCTCCACCACGTTCAGGTCCATATGGTTGCGCATATAGCGCTCGGACGCCTTTTTCAGCGGCTGGTAGTCCCACGGATAGTAGCCGCCCTGTCGCAACGCCTCATAGACCACCCAGCGGCGCGCCTGGCTTTCGCGCACTGCTGCATCAAACGCATCCAGATCCCAATGCGCCGCTGCCATATCGCTGAACCGCTCGATCGTTTCAGCATAGGCCGGGTCGCCTGCCAGATCGGTCAGCTCATGCGGATCGGTCTCCAGATCAAACAGCTGATCGGGGTCCAGCGCGCAGCGGTTGAACTTCCACCTGCCCTGCCTTAGCGAAACCAGCGGCGCAAACGATGCCTCGGCCGCGTATTCCATCGCCACCGGCGCTTCGCGCGTCTGCCCTTGCCCCAGCGGCACCAGCGACTGACCCGCGATCCACGGCGCGACCTCAGCCATCGAAACGCCGGCCAGATCGCACAGCGTCGGGCAGACGTCGATATTGCTGACCGGCGCGTCCACGCGGCCCGGCGTCATTCCGGGCGCGGCGATCATCATCGGCACGCGGGACGAGCCGTCGTAAAAGGACATCTTGAACCACAACCCTCGCTCGCCCAGCATGTCGCCGTGGTCCGAAACGAACAGGATGATCGTATCCTCGGTCTGCCGCGTACCGTCCAGCGCCTCCATCACTTCACCGATCTTGTCGTCGAGGTAGCTGATATTGGCGAAATACGCCCGCCGGGCGCGGCGGATGTGATCCTCGCTGATGTCATAGCTGCGCCAGTCGTTCGCGTCGAAAATACGCTGCGAATGGGGATCGTGATCCTCGTACTCCATCGCCGGCACCTCGGGCGACAGATGCTCACAATCCTCGTAGAGATCCCAGTATTTGCGCCGCGCCACATAAGGGTCATGCGGGTGGGTAAAGCTGACCGTCAGGCACCATGGCCGCGCGTCCTGCCCCCGCGCCAGATCATAGACCTTGCGGGTGGCCTCATACGCGACCTCGTCATCATATTCCATCTGATTGGAAATCTCGGCGACGCCTGCCCCGGTGACACTGCCCATGTTGTGATACCACCACTCGATCCGCTCGCCCGGCTTGCGATAATCGGGCGTCCAACCGAAATCGGCGGGGTAAATATCGGTCGTCAGACGCTCTTCGAACCCGTGCATCTGGTCGGGACCGACAAAATGCATCTTGCCCGAGAGGCACGTGAGATAACCCGCACGGCGCAGGTGATGCGCGTAGGTCGGGATATCGGCGGCGAATTCAGCGGCGTTGTCATAAACCCGGCTGCGCGACGGCAGCAGACCGGACATGAAGCTGGCCCGCCCCGGAGCACAGAGCGGGCTGGCAGTATAGGCATTTGCAAACCGGGTCGACCGGGCAGCGAGGCGCTTGAGGTTTGGCGCGTGCAGCCAGTCGGCGGGGCCGTCGGGAAAGAGAGTGCCGTTCAGCTGGTCGACCATGAAAATCAGGATGTTCGGGCGGCTCATATCGGGCTGGCTCCTACTGGGTCGGGCGGCGGGCCGCGTGCGGATCGCCACCCCCCACGGCTATGGAAAACGCCAAGCCGCGTCAATCGCAGCGCGCAAGGCTGCCGGATATAGAGGTTGCAACAGAGCGCGGGCTTATCATACGCTCAGAGCCGCGCACTTTGCCGCCGCTGCACCACCATGGCACAGTCCTCAGCAAGAAGCAGATCGCGCCGCTGGCATCAACACCAGCCAAGCCGGAACAAAGCCGCCCATGCAGACTCGTCGCTGGCGCGGCAACCAATCCGTCAATGAAACGAAAAAGGGAGATACTAATG includes:
- a CDS encoding DUF6497 family protein → MAQDSLQLPSGAQAQLYEVIGQGTAEVRLRYVSAGFDPRGADTELLLADMTFICETNVLEGASQYDTPQNVIVSLADRPSEFGVLNTEVQQIFEAFSVDDNTCIWEAF
- a CDS encoding DUF7218 family protein — encoded protein: MAKSHDTSKSNLSIKDADTYRALRDQGASKEKAARIANAQANPDMNPSRKGGKAPPYEEWTKDDLYQRAKEIGIDGRSGMSKNQLIEALRAH
- a CDS encoding acyl-CoA carboxylase subunit beta, which codes for MKDILQELEDRRAEARMGGGERRVAAQHSKGKLTARERVELLLDEDSFEEFDMFVAHRCIDFGMEQDRPYGDGVVTGWGTINGRLVYVFSQDFTVLGGSVSETHAKKICKIMDMAVQNGAPVIGINDSGGARIQEGVDSLAGYGEVFQRNITASGVVPQISVIMGPCAGGAVYSPAMTDFIFMVKDSSYMFVTGPDVVKTVTNEQVTAEELGGASTHTRKSSVADAAFENDVEALAEVRRLVDFLPSSNREKPPVRPFFDEPARIEASLDTLVPDNPNMPYDMKELITKIADESDFYEIQEQFAKNMITGFIRLEGQTVGVVANQPMVLAGCLDIDSSRKAARFVRFCDCFEIPLLTLVDVPGFLPGVTQEHNGVIKHGAKLLFAYGEATVPKVTVITRKAYGGAYVVMASKHLSADFNYAWPTSEIAVMGAKGATEIIHRADRDNPEKLAAHAKDYEDRFASPFVAAERGFVDEVIMPHSTRKRVARAFASLRGKKAQMPWKKHDNIPL
- a CDS encoding multidrug effflux MFS transporter encodes the protein MPNQTRAIFLDRSTPPHIATLILMAGLSALAMNIFLPSLPGMSEYFDAPYRLMQLSVALYLAVNAVLQIFIGPISDKLGRRPVILAGLVIFLLATIGCALSQSVAVFLFFRMMQAAIVTAMVLSRAIVRDMVPQDQAASMIGYVTMGMAVVPMIGPVFGGLLDEAFGWQANFWALLVMAGLVFYIAWADLGETAGRSGLTLRQQFSEYPVLFRSRRFWGYAMAAALSSGTFFAYLGGAPYVGEIVFGLEPAQVGLYFGAPALGYFVGNFISGRFSISVGVNRMVYWGALFTAGGLAINLGLFYVGLGSAASFFGLMTLMGLGNGMTIPNATAGALSVRAELAGTASGLTGALQIGGGAGLSALAGVWLTEESGAFPLLWIMLIVSLGAVLTILLVMRREARLAMA
- the betC gene encoding choline-sulfatase — protein: MSRPNILIFMVDQLNGTLFPDGPADWLHAPNLKRLAARSTRFANAYTASPLCAPGRASFMSGLLPSRSRVYDNAAEFAADIPTYAHHLRRAGYLTCLSGKMHFVGPDQMHGFEERLTTDIYPADFGWTPDYRKPGERIEWWYHNMGSVTGAGVAEISNQMEYDDEVAYEATRKVYDLARGQDARPWCLTVSFTHPHDPYVARRKYWDLYEDCEHLSPEVPAMEYEDHDPHSQRIFDANDWRSYDISEDHIRRARRAYFANISYLDDKIGEVMEALDGTRQTEDTIILFVSDHGDMLGERGLWFKMSFYDGSSRVPMMIAAPGMTPGRVDAPVSNIDVCPTLCDLAGVSMAEVAPWIAGQSLVPLGQGQTREAPVAMEYAAEASFAPLVSLRQGRWKFNRCALDPDQLFDLETDPHELTDLAGDPAYAETIERFSDMAAAHWDLDAFDAAVRESQARRWVVYEALRQGGYYPWDYQPLKKASERYMRNHMDLNVVEENARFPRGE
- a CDS encoding helix-turn-helix domain-containing protein gives rise to the protein MRAQKLYAGAKLRETRQRIGLTQKDFAARLGVSLPYLNQMENNNRPVSTTVVLALAQEFGFDVTELGSGEADRMVSDMREALADPVFSVIPDVADLRLTATNAPALARAFLELHGAYRQTHERLASLDEALGRDDAQAQQSPWTEVRDFFHYCDNYIDAVDRAAERFGAGSGTTQDTVVEALTRIGISVVNTDDGPLRRLDRASGILYLSARAAPETRGFQMLLQLALLTQDKLLEATLDLARFQSDEARAIAKIGLANYYAGAAMMPYTAFLQAAREHRHDLEILAHRFGASIEQVCHRLSTLQRPGAKGIPFFFVRVDQAGTITKRHSATRMQFARYGGACPLWNVHRAFETPGRFLRQLAETPDGVRYINLARDVSKPGGHFGAPVRRFAIALGCEVKHAPALVYADTLDLSSPAAFEPIGISCRICERTDCHQRSIPPLERRLTIRPDARGVLPYEVG